Proteins found in one Synechococcus sp. LA31 genomic segment:
- the rseP gene encoding RIP metalloprotease RseP → MGVLTALAILAGLIVVHEAGHFFAATWQGIRVSGFSVGFGPVLLERQRRGVQFALRAIPLGGFVSFPDDDEESTIPPDDPDLLRNRPIPQRALVIAAGVLANLLLAWSVLLAQGLVVGIPAGFSTTPGVLIAGVQGGQAAAAAGLRPGDRILAADGVDLGGGQSAVAALVDRVKSAPDQTLQLQTERAGKTLTIALTPADMSGIGRIGAQLQPIGTEAFRRAKGPGEAIRQANHDFVTLTQRTAEGFITLATHFGETASQVSGPVKIVEMGASLAKQGGSSLFLYTALISINLAVLNALPLPLLDGGQFVLLMIEGLRGKPLPDRFQMAFMQSGFVFLVGLSLVLIVKDTSQLAAVQQLLNR, encoded by the coding sequence ATGGGGGTTCTCACTGCCCTAGCGATCCTGGCGGGCCTGATCGTGGTGCACGAGGCCGGACATTTCTTCGCGGCCACCTGGCAGGGCATCCGCGTCAGCGGTTTTTCCGTGGGGTTCGGCCCGGTGCTGCTGGAGCGTCAACGCCGCGGTGTGCAGTTCGCCCTGCGTGCGATCCCCCTGGGGGGATTCGTGTCATTCCCTGATGACGACGAAGAGAGCACGATTCCCCCCGACGATCCCGATCTGCTGCGCAACCGCCCGATCCCTCAGCGGGCCCTGGTGATTGCAGCCGGTGTGTTGGCCAACTTGCTGCTGGCCTGGAGCGTGCTGCTGGCCCAGGGGCTGGTGGTTGGCATCCCAGCTGGCTTCAGCACCACCCCAGGCGTGCTCATAGCAGGCGTGCAGGGCGGGCAGGCAGCAGCGGCAGCCGGCCTGCGACCAGGCGACCGCATCCTTGCGGCGGATGGGGTGGATCTCGGGGGGGGCCAAAGCGCTGTGGCTGCTCTGGTGGATCGGGTTAAGAGCGCCCCTGATCAAACCTTGCAGCTGCAAACCGAACGCGCAGGCAAGACCCTCACCATCGCCCTCACCCCGGCCGACATGAGCGGCATCGGCCGCATTGGCGCCCAGCTGCAACCCATCGGCACCGAGGCATTCCGCCGCGCCAAGGGCCCCGGTGAGGCGATCCGGCAAGCCAATCACGATTTCGTCACCCTCACGCAGCGCACGGCGGAGGGCTTCATCACCCTCGCCACGCACTTCGGTGAAACAGCGAGCCAGGTGTCGGGGCCGGTGAAGATCGTGGAGATGGGGGCCTCCTTGGCCAAGCAAGGCGGCAGCAGCCTGTTTCTCTACACAGCGCTGATCTCGATCAACCTGGCAGTGCTCAACGCGCTGCCCCTTCCCCTGCTTGACGGCGGCCAGTTTGTGCTGCTGATGATCGAAGGCCTGCGGGGCAAGCCGCTGCCGGACAGGTTTCAGATGGCCTTCATGCAGTCGGGCTTTGTGTTCCTGGTGGGGCTCAGCCTGGTGCTGATCGTGAAGGACACCAGCCAGCTGGCGGCAGTGCAGCAGCTGCTGAACCGTTGA
- the rpsN gene encoding 30S ribosomal protein S14, producing the protein MAKKSMIARDVKRQKTVERFAAKRAALMAAFEAAADPMERLEIHRKIQGLPRNSAKVRMRNRCWATGKPRGVYRDFGLCRNQLRERAHKGELPGVVKSSW; encoded by the coding sequence ATGGCGAAGAAGTCGATGATTGCGCGCGATGTGAAGCGCCAGAAGACGGTTGAGCGCTTCGCAGCCAAGCGTGCCGCTCTGATGGCTGCCTTCGAAGCCGCTGCCGATCCGATGGAGCGCCTGGAGATCCATCGCAAAATCCAGGGTCTGCCCCGCAATAGCGCCAAGGTGCGTATGCGCAACCGCTGCTGGGCCACCGGCAAGCCCCGCGGTGTGTATCGCGATTTCGGCCTGTGCCGCAACCAGCTGCGCGAGCGGGCTCACAAAGGTGAGCTGCCTGGCGTGGTCAAGTCGTCCTGGTGA
- a CDS encoding polyribonucleotide nucleotidyltransferase, with the protein MQGHTQSISFDGREIRLTTGRFAPQAGGSVMVECGDTAVLVTATRSGGREGIDFLPLICDYEERLYAAGRIPGSFMRRESRPPERATLIARLIDRPMRPLFPSWLRDDLQIVATCMSLDERVPPDVLAVTGASLATLLAKIPFNGPMAAVRVGLLGDDFVLNPSYREIERSELDLVVAGTPQGVIMVEAGANQLPEQDVIEAIDFGYEAVCELIKAQQALLKELGIEQVFPEAKTADDTLPKFLEKECAKGIGDVLKQFSLTKAERDEQLDGIKAKAAESIAALKDDDAIKVAVSSSGKALGNSYKALTKKLMREQIVKDGKRVDGRNLDEVRPISAAAGVLPKRVHGSGLFQRGLTQVLSCATLGTPSDAQEMDDLNPSNEKTYLHHYNFPPYSTGETKPMRSPGRREIGHGALAERALIPVLPSKESFPYVLRVVSECLSSNGSTSMGSVCGSTLALMDAGVPLKAPVSGAAMGLIKEGSEVRILTDIQGIEDFLGDMDFKVAGTEKGITALQMDMKITGLEVKTVAEAINQARPARLHILEKMLSAIEKPRDVLSPHAPRLLSFRIDPELIGTVIGPGGRTIKGITERTNTKIDIEDGGIVTIASHDGAAAEEAQRIIEGLTRRVSEGEVFSGAVTRVIPIGAFVEILPGKEGMIHISQLSEARVEKVEDVVRVGDHVTVRVREIDNRGRINLTLRGVPQAEEPAAEAPAE; encoded by the coding sequence GTGCAAGGTCACACTCAGTCGATCTCCTTCGATGGTCGGGAGATCCGGCTGACCACCGGCCGCTTCGCTCCCCAGGCAGGCGGTTCAGTGATGGTCGAATGCGGAGATACAGCCGTTCTGGTCACCGCCACCCGCTCCGGCGGTCGTGAAGGCATCGATTTCCTTCCCCTCATCTGCGATTACGAAGAGCGCCTCTACGCCGCTGGCCGCATCCCCGGCAGCTTCATGCGTCGGGAAAGCCGCCCCCCCGAGCGCGCCACCTTGATTGCGCGTCTGATCGACCGCCCAATGCGGCCGCTCTTCCCCAGCTGGCTGCGCGACGACCTTCAGATCGTGGCTACCTGCATGTCGCTTGATGAGCGCGTGCCGCCCGATGTGCTCGCCGTCACCGGCGCCTCCCTGGCCACCCTGCTGGCAAAAATTCCCTTCAACGGTCCGATGGCCGCCGTGCGGGTGGGTCTGCTGGGCGACGACTTCGTGCTGAACCCCAGCTATCGCGAGATCGAGCGCTCCGAGCTTGACCTAGTGGTTGCTGGCACGCCCCAGGGCGTGATCATGGTGGAGGCCGGCGCCAACCAGCTGCCCGAGCAGGATGTGATCGAAGCGATCGACTTCGGCTACGAAGCGGTGTGCGAACTGATCAAGGCTCAGCAAGCCCTGCTCAAGGAGCTGGGCATCGAGCAGGTGTTCCCCGAAGCCAAGACCGCAGACGACACCCTGCCCAAGTTCCTGGAGAAGGAATGCGCCAAGGGCATCGGCGATGTGCTCAAGCAATTCAGCCTCACCAAGGCCGAACGCGATGAGCAGCTCGATGGGATCAAGGCCAAGGCGGCCGAATCCATCGCAGCCCTCAAAGACGACGACGCCATCAAGGTGGCGGTGAGCAGCAGCGGCAAGGCCCTGGGCAACAGCTACAAGGCGCTCACCAAGAAGCTGATGCGCGAGCAGATCGTGAAGGATGGCAAGCGCGTGGACGGCCGCAACCTCGATGAGGTGCGCCCGATCAGCGCCGCAGCTGGTGTGCTGCCCAAGCGCGTACACGGTTCAGGCTTGTTCCAGCGCGGCCTCACCCAGGTGCTCTCCTGCGCCACCCTCGGCACCCCGAGCGACGCTCAGGAAATGGACGACCTCAACCCGTCCAATGAGAAGACCTACCTGCACCACTACAACTTCCCGCCTTACTCCACCGGCGAGACCAAGCCCATGCGCAGCCCGGGCCGCCGCGAAATCGGCCACGGCGCCCTGGCGGAGCGGGCCCTGATCCCGGTGCTGCCCAGCAAGGAGAGCTTCCCCTACGTGCTGCGGGTGGTGTCGGAGTGCCTGAGTTCCAACGGCTCCACCTCGATGGGTTCCGTGTGCGGCAGCACCCTGGCCCTGATGGATGCCGGCGTGCCCCTCAAGGCGCCTGTGAGCGGCGCCGCCATGGGCCTGATCAAGGAAGGCTCTGAGGTGCGGATCCTCACTGATATCCAGGGCATCGAGGACTTCCTCGGCGACATGGACTTCAAGGTGGCCGGCACCGAGAAGGGCATCACCGCCCTGCAGATGGACATGAAGATCACCGGCCTTGAGGTGAAAACCGTGGCCGAGGCGATCAACCAGGCCCGCCCCGCCCGCCTGCACATCCTCGAGAAGATGCTCTCGGCGATCGAGAAGCCCCGCGACGTGCTGAGCCCCCATGCTCCGCGCCTGCTCAGCTTCCGCATCGACCCCGAACTAATCGGCACCGTGATCGGCCCTGGCGGCCGCACGATCAAGGGCATCACCGAGCGCACCAACACCAAGATCGACATCGAAGACGGCGGCATCGTGACGATCGCCAGCCACGACGGTGCTGCCGCTGAGGAAGCGCAACGCATCATCGAAGGCCTCACCCGCCGCGTGTCGGAAGGCGAGGTGTTCAGCGGTGCGGTGACCCGCGTGATCCCGATCGGCGCCTTTGTGGAGATCCTGCCTGGCAAGGAAGGGATGATCCACATCTCGCAGCTGAGCGAAGCGCGCGTGGAGAAAGTGGAAGATGTGGTGCGCGTGGGCGATCACGTCACCGTGCGCGTGCGCGAGATCGACAATCGCGGCCGCATCAACCTCACCCTGCGCGGCGTGCCCCAAGCCGAAGAGCCGGCAGCAGAAGCACCCGCCGAGTGA
- a CDS encoding 3'(2'),5'-bisphosphate nucleotidase CysQ: MMPAAACMPSGINEEQLLVELRRLCWGAADILLAYGRGEQPPYGFPKALSVDEGGEGPVSAADLAVNQWLIDGLVKAFPDAGWTLLSEETAKEQLTAGEPLDAEWLWILDPLDGTKDFLQGTGEYAVHLALAHNGEPVLGVVLLPEMEELWIGLVPQQRAWCENRAGEQRPAALSAREPLAELVLVASRNHRDQRLEQLLEALALGDTKAIGSVGGKVATILRGETDLYISLSGKSAPKDWDMAAPEAVLRAAGGAFTHADGRRLSYNDGDIRQAGCLIASHGRSHQPLCEKAAAAMAVIDPGFPV, encoded by the coding sequence ATGATGCCCGCCGCCGCCTGCATGCCCTCGGGCATCAATGAGGAGCAGCTGCTGGTGGAGCTGCGCCGGTTGTGTTGGGGTGCGGCCGACATCCTGCTGGCCTACGGCCGCGGCGAGCAGCCCCCCTATGGCTTCCCCAAAGCACTGAGTGTTGACGAGGGCGGAGAGGGGCCTGTGAGTGCAGCGGATCTGGCCGTGAACCAGTGGCTGATCGACGGCCTGGTGAAGGCCTTCCCCGATGCCGGCTGGACGCTCCTCAGTGAAGAAACCGCCAAGGAACAGCTCACCGCCGGTGAGCCCTTGGATGCCGAGTGGCTGTGGATCCTCGATCCCCTTGATGGCACGAAGGATTTCTTGCAGGGTACGGGCGAATACGCCGTGCATCTCGCCCTGGCCCACAACGGCGAGCCGGTGTTGGGGGTGGTGCTGCTGCCGGAGATGGAGGAGCTGTGGATTGGGTTGGTGCCGCAGCAGCGTGCCTGGTGTGAGAACCGTGCTGGCGAGCAGCGGCCTGCTGCCCTGAGCGCCCGTGAGCCCCTGGCTGAACTGGTGCTGGTAGCCAGCCGCAACCACCGCGATCAGCGGCTCGAGCAGCTGCTGGAAGCGTTGGCCCTGGGCGACACCAAGGCGATTGGCAGCGTGGGTGGGAAGGTGGCCACGATCCTGCGCGGCGAAACCGATCTCTATATCTCCCTCTCGGGCAAGAGCGCTCCGAAGGATTGGGATATGGCCGCCCCTGAGGCCGTGCTGCGCGCCGCCGGCGGTGCGTTCACCCATGCCGATGGCCGCCGCCTCAGCTACAACGACGGCGACATCCGCCAGGCTGGTTGCTTGATCGCCAGCCACGGCCGCAGCCACCAGCCCCTGTGCGAGAAGGCGGCGGCGGCGATGGCGGTGATCGATCCGGGATTCCCCGTCTGA
- the rsmI gene encoding 16S rRNA (cytidine(1402)-2'-O)-methyltransferase → MQGAEPAAGVLYLVGTPIGNTGDLSPRARQVLGAVNRIACEDTRHSGLLLHNLGLRNGEQPPRLVSFHEHNQISRIPELLEALEAGEAIAVISDAGLPGISDPGEALVAAARAAGRTVICVPGPCAVTTALVSSGLPAGRFCFEGFLPPKATQRRARLQSLANEPRTLVLFEAPHRLLQLLEDLLAELGDRPIAVTRELTKRHEQQVGPTIEVALEHFRNHAPQGEFTIVLGGASDSSTPNRTNAELRLELQNLVASGLSRSDAARQLSQQTGLARRELYALLHHAEDPS, encoded by the coding sequence ATGCAGGGCGCCGAACCGGCTGCAGGAGTGCTCTATCTGGTGGGCACACCAATCGGCAACACCGGCGATCTTTCCCCCCGGGCCAGGCAGGTGCTCGGTGCGGTCAACCGCATTGCCTGCGAAGACACACGCCATAGCGGCTTGCTGCTGCACAACCTGGGGCTACGAAACGGCGAGCAGCCACCACGGCTGGTGAGCTTCCACGAGCACAACCAGATCAGCCGCATCCCAGAACTCCTGGAGGCCCTGGAGGCGGGCGAAGCAATTGCTGTCATTAGCGATGCCGGCCTACCTGGGATTTCCGATCCCGGCGAAGCGCTGGTGGCCGCCGCGCGTGCAGCCGGGCGCACGGTGATTTGCGTGCCAGGCCCCTGCGCCGTGACCACCGCACTGGTCAGCAGCGGCCTACCAGCCGGGCGCTTTTGTTTTGAAGGGTTTCTGCCCCCCAAGGCCACGCAACGCCGGGCGAGGTTGCAATCACTCGCGAACGAACCGCGCACCCTGGTGCTGTTCGAAGCGCCGCACCGCCTGCTGCAACTGCTGGAGGATCTGTTGGCCGAGCTAGGCGATCGCCCAATCGCGGTTACCCGAGAACTCACCAAGCGGCATGAACAGCAGGTAGGCCCCACGATCGAAGTGGCCTTGGAGCACTTCCGGAACCATGCCCCCCAAGGGGAGTTCACGATCGTGCTGGGGGGAGCCAGCGACTCCAGCACGCCAAACCGCACGAACGCTGAACTGCGCCTGGAGCTGCAGAACCTCGTGGCCTCCGGCCTGAGCCGAAGCGATGCCGCTCGCCAGCTCTCCCAACAGACTGGCCTGGCCCGGCGCGAGCTTTACGCTCTGCTCCATCACGCTGAGGATCCGAGCTGA
- a CDS encoding helix-turn-helix domain-containing protein, translating to MTYERLEPLWMKTREATERLCVSKTTLIRMTDQGLLDYGRHWRKGHGEKGHLAWNVTEIERVLNSRPQTTTTPE from the coding sequence ATGACATACGAGCGCCTCGAGCCTCTCTGGATGAAAACCAGGGAAGCGACCGAGCGCCTTTGCGTCAGCAAGACCACCCTCATCCGCATGACGGATCAGGGCCTGCTGGATTACGGCCGGCACTGGCGCAAGGGACATGGAGAGAAGGGCCACCTCGCGTGGAACGTCACCGAGATCGAAAGGGTGCTGAATAGCCGCCCGCAAACAACAACAACCCCCGAATAG
- a CDS encoding DNA polymerase: protein MQLALVEGCEEEVLPAKPKRTRRKKVADTPVDGLSDAHRDYIRGRGYTDEQIKWLVAGGFLRTLTWEQVRDEWHFTRAAATETGGLLICWNPGAEHPHYSLRCDNPPVDEERGRADKYLFQTGAGEHLAVCDPSGLIGPDGEVIGQAEVSTEGFFDAVCCTLVLGIPCVAITAPSHLRRLELPEGLKAYLGDCDQWMAQDLLPGLVRGCVSKGLRLGRLPLVEEYRDAYLGPHAELPTAAKGGMEELVLAHGTEGARTVVEALRQTARPPGDYLAWEIGELKELGIRWPEHSGPITNLISAMADAHPENAPKRDALKALLVQATGVGAKTVNEGIKGRLERRRETDLKERHQQREQARADALARGEQLPPEIDRATPTSLQLQEWLAFSHTIRFNELTRVPEVDGNPITDLGLTYQLVAQQHGIEAGKNQAADALVFVAKTNTYNPVAEYLEGLRANEATPLMELSEVAKLFGLDPRDELSAGLLQRALAGTTKRGLEPGAKFDQCPILRSRDQGLGKTEALRSLAGPGWGDTLGKLDSRESLSGWKVTSKMARCWILELGEVDQLTKGRCSSEVKDWITTRNDIYAEKREINASEHPRRCVPWGTTNESELLNDITGSRRFWIIEVVHRIDWDLIAHERDRIWRTALAWLDAGTETWLNPNSEEGAALLAATEERSFEATFTDPWVSSIAEYLEEVVHAHSKLTAAQRERLTRGDIERVSPAGDFPCQLRLRYISRGHREHGAWALLVTRDDIHDAMGIRPAQRDNGTSGRIGRAMESPAIKSAGWERVRAKKYGHGFYLLLPPEGDGGSKTGSKSPAGSKSGNGTKNPDGEMDLPLVPNLLEEKPTTYEDSSLSGSPETHANPNTPTPESAGTFGTSPKPLRAKGSRDRKSIRNQPPGDSEPAVKAADPTPFVGTPPAGVTYIAAADQLPAVASIPRAIGFDIETFNRRTDLWRHKASLSPSLGGEIRLAQISTGDTEPTLVIDVAVIGQPALDWLAQIVRTPERVVVGHNLLFEATYLIAAGIRPLCRWWDTMLASQLIGDLSSNSLASVAKYYLNREIDKGEQLSNWGSELTASQLAYAALDAVVVRPLAKRLREELQATGQEHAHRLDCQMIGPCADGQVRGLAVDLQMVAVAREHATTERDQKVAALQQMLGLENYRNAVKLRDALAEHTGQPLADAKGATLERYRGFPAVDLLLEIKELDTELKEITWLEQEQALTDGRIRPNYRILGARTGRTTTSALVPSSKQSVPSDTEVFGPKAQKAGQPKPVKLGQLGFNFQGLTGDRKKALSTGNPDTVLIDLDWSSIEVRLQASPRLYNDEGQRKILLEGIDPHAYIASQVCGRQITKADPERSTIGKTANFSLAYGCGVKNLARQLELAQGKPVSYGQAEKVYKAWHRFHPQISQLMARFDDGARITESRSLSGRRMTVRGKTLDNNSRLPLEHLGRTNGINFPIQGSGRDLLADALGDLWPALEAFPGTRVVGLIHDEILLEVPREHVEAVKAVALEAMTSQRLQDAYLGDIPLEADASVGETWGEVH from the coding sequence GTGCAGCTTGCCCTGGTAGAGGGCTGCGAGGAGGAGGTGCTGCCGGCCAAGCCAAAGAGAACCCGCCGCAAGAAAGTTGCCGATACCCCGGTAGATGGCCTCTCCGACGCGCACCGGGACTACATCCGCGGGCGTGGATACACCGACGAGCAGATCAAATGGCTGGTGGCCGGCGGGTTCCTGCGCACCCTCACCTGGGAGCAAGTCCGCGATGAATGGCATTTCACCCGGGCCGCAGCTACCGAGACCGGCGGACTCCTGATCTGCTGGAACCCCGGCGCTGAGCACCCGCACTACAGCCTGCGCTGTGACAACCCGCCAGTCGATGAGGAGCGTGGCAGGGCTGACAAATACCTGTTCCAGACCGGCGCCGGAGAACACCTCGCGGTGTGTGATCCCAGCGGGCTGATCGGTCCCGATGGCGAGGTGATCGGCCAGGCCGAGGTGAGTACCGAGGGGTTCTTCGATGCCGTCTGCTGCACCCTGGTGCTCGGCATCCCCTGCGTGGCGATCACTGCCCCGAGCCACCTGCGCCGGCTGGAGCTGCCCGAAGGTTTGAAGGCCTACCTAGGCGACTGCGATCAATGGATGGCGCAGGATCTGCTGCCCGGCTTGGTGCGCGGCTGCGTGAGCAAAGGCCTGCGGCTAGGCCGTCTGCCCCTCGTGGAGGAATACCGCGACGCCTACCTGGGCCCGCACGCTGAGCTGCCCACCGCTGCCAAAGGAGGCATGGAGGAGCTGGTGCTGGCGCACGGGACGGAAGGGGCCCGAACAGTGGTGGAGGCCTTGCGGCAGACGGCGCGGCCACCCGGTGACTACTTGGCCTGGGAGATCGGCGAGCTGAAAGAGCTGGGCATCCGCTGGCCGGAGCACAGCGGCCCCATCACCAACCTGATCAGCGCCATGGCCGACGCCCACCCCGAAAACGCCCCGAAGCGTGACGCCCTCAAGGCGCTGCTGGTTCAGGCCACCGGCGTGGGAGCCAAGACGGTGAACGAGGGAATCAAGGGTCGCCTCGAGCGGCGGCGGGAGACTGACCTCAAGGAGCGCCATCAGCAGCGAGAGCAGGCCAGAGCCGATGCCCTCGCCCGCGGGGAACAGCTACCGCCGGAGATCGACCGGGCCACCCCCACATCTCTGCAGCTGCAGGAGTGGCTGGCCTTTTCACACACCATTCGCTTCAACGAGCTCACCCGAGTGCCGGAGGTGGATGGCAACCCAATCACCGACCTGGGGCTGACCTATCAGCTGGTGGCGCAGCAGCACGGGATTGAAGCCGGCAAGAACCAAGCCGCCGACGCCCTGGTGTTTGTCGCCAAGACCAACACCTACAACCCCGTCGCTGAATACCTGGAGGGTCTGCGGGCCAATGAGGCCACCCCTCTGATGGAGCTCTCCGAAGTCGCCAAGCTGTTTGGCCTGGACCCTCGGGATGAGCTCTCTGCGGGTCTGCTCCAGCGTGCCCTCGCCGGCACCACCAAACGGGGATTGGAGCCGGGGGCCAAGTTCGATCAGTGCCCCATCCTCAGGAGCCGAGATCAAGGCCTGGGGAAGACGGAAGCCTTGCGGTCTCTGGCTGGCCCTGGCTGGGGCGACACCCTCGGGAAGCTTGACTCCCGCGAGTCCCTCTCCGGCTGGAAAGTCACCAGCAAGATGGCCCGCTGCTGGATCCTCGAGCTGGGCGAGGTTGATCAGCTCACCAAGGGGCGCTGCTCCTCAGAGGTGAAGGACTGGATCACCACCCGCAACGACATCTACGCCGAGAAGCGGGAAATCAACGCCAGCGAGCACCCCCGCCGCTGCGTCCCCTGGGGCACCACCAACGAGTCCGAGCTTCTCAACGACATCACCGGGAGCCGTCGCTTCTGGATCATCGAGGTGGTGCACCGAATCGACTGGGATCTGATCGCTCACGAGCGAGACCGGATCTGGCGCACGGCGCTGGCTTGGCTCGACGCCGGCACGGAGACCTGGCTCAACCCCAACTCCGAGGAAGGCGCCGCCCTGCTCGCAGCGACCGAGGAGAGAAGCTTCGAGGCCACCTTCACCGATCCCTGGGTCAGCTCCATCGCGGAATACCTCGAGGAGGTGGTGCACGCCCACAGCAAGCTCACGGCTGCACAGCGGGAGCGGCTGACCCGCGGCGACATTGAACGGGTCTCACCCGCTGGTGACTTCCCCTGCCAGCTCCGCCTGCGGTACATCAGCCGGGGGCACAGGGAGCACGGCGCGTGGGCCCTGCTTGTGACCCGCGACGACATTCACGACGCTATGGGCATCCGGCCGGCCCAGCGGGACAACGGCACCAGCGGCCGCATTGGCCGTGCGATGGAGTCCCCCGCCATCAAGTCAGCCGGCTGGGAGCGGGTGCGTGCCAAGAAATACGGCCACGGTTTCTACCTGCTCCTGCCCCCGGAAGGCGACGGTGGTTCCAAAACTGGTTCCAAATCTCCTGCTGGTTCCAAAAGTGGAAATGGAACCAAGAACCCAGATGGGGAGATGGATTTGCCCCTGGTTCCAAATCTTTTAGAGGAAAAGCCAACTACATACGAAGACTCTTCCCTTTCAGGTTCTCCTGAAACACACGCGAATCCCAATACGCCAACCCCCGAAAGCGCTGGAACTTTTGGAACCAGCCCAAAACCCCTGCGGGCCAAAGGATCAAGGGACCGGAAGTCGATTCGGAACCAGCCCCCGGGAGATTCGGAACCAGCTGTAAAAGCTGCAGACCCCACCCCTTTTGTGGGTACCCCTCCGGCCGGCGTCACCTACATCGCCGCGGCCGATCAGCTCCCGGCGGTGGCATCCATCCCCAGGGCCATCGGCTTCGACATTGAGACCTTCAACCGCCGCACCGATCTGTGGCGGCACAAGGCCAGCCTCAGCCCATCGCTTGGCGGTGAGATCCGCTTGGCCCAGATCAGCACCGGCGACACCGAGCCCACGCTGGTGATCGACGTGGCCGTGATCGGTCAGCCGGCCCTCGATTGGCTTGCGCAGATCGTGCGCACTCCCGAGCGCGTGGTCGTTGGCCACAACCTGCTGTTCGAAGCCACCTACCTGATCGCCGCCGGCATCCGCCCGCTGTGTCGTTGGTGGGACACCATGCTCGCCAGCCAGCTGATCGGCGACCTCAGCAGCAACAGCTTGGCCTCCGTCGCCAAGTACTACCTGAACCGCGAGATCGACAAAGGCGAGCAACTGAGCAACTGGGGATCAGAGCTCACCGCCAGCCAGCTCGCTTACGCCGCCCTCGATGCCGTCGTTGTGCGCCCCCTCGCCAAGCGCCTGCGTGAAGAGCTCCAGGCCACCGGCCAAGAACACGCTCATCGGCTCGACTGCCAAATGATTGGCCCATGCGCCGATGGCCAGGTGCGCGGTTTAGCCGTTGATCTGCAAATGGTTGCGGTTGCCCGCGAACACGCCACCACCGAACGCGATCAGAAGGTGGCCGCCCTCCAGCAGATGCTTGGCCTGGAGAACTACCGCAACGCCGTCAAGCTCCGGGATGCCCTGGCCGAGCACACGGGCCAACCCCTGGCCGATGCCAAAGGCGCCACGCTCGAGCGTTACCGCGGCTTCCCTGCCGTGGACCTCCTGCTCGAGATCAAGGAGCTGGACACCGAGCTCAAGGAGATCACCTGGCTCGAGCAAGAGCAGGCTCTCACCGATGGCCGGATCCGCCCCAATTACCGAATCCTCGGCGCTCGCACCGGACGCACCACCACCAGCGCATTGGTGCCCAGCAGCAAGCAATCCGTTCCCTCGGACACCGAGGTGTTCGGGCCCAAAGCGCAGAAGGCTGGCCAACCCAAACCCGTGAAGCTTGGGCAGCTCGGCTTCAACTTCCAAGGCCTCACCGGCGACCGCAAGAAAGCACTGAGCACTGGCAATCCCGACACCGTGCTGATCGACCTCGATTGGAGTTCGATCGAAGTGCGCCTGCAGGCCTCACCCCGGCTCTACAACGACGAAGGCCAGCGCAAGATCCTGCTCGAGGGGATCGACCCACACGCCTACATCGCAAGCCAGGTGTGCGGCCGTCAGATCACCAAGGCTGACCCTGAGCGCAGCACCATCGGCAAGACCGCCAACTTCTCCCTGGCCTACGGCTGTGGGGTGAAGAACCTCGCCCGCCAGCTCGAGCTAGCCCAAGGCAAGCCCGTCTCCTACGGGCAGGCCGAGAAGGTCTACAAGGCCTGGCATCGCTTCCACCCGCAGATCAGCCAGCTGATGGCTCGCTTCGATGACGGCGCTCGCATCACGGAGAGCCGCTCACTCTCCGGCCGCCGGATGACGGTGAGAGGCAAGACCCTCGACAACAACTCTCGACTGCCCCTTGAACACCTAGGCAGAACGAACGGGATCAACTTCCCCATCCAAGGCTCTGGCCGTGATCTGCTCGCTGATGCCCTTGGCGATCTGTGGCCCGCCCTTGAGGCCTTCCCTGGCACCCGCGTGGTGGGACTGATCCACGACGAGATCCTGCTGGAAGTGCCCCGCGAACACGTTGAGGCCGTCAAGGCTGTGGCCCTAGAGGCCATGACCAGCCAACGGCTCCAGGACGCCTACCTGGGGGACATTCCCCTCGAGGCTGATGCCTCCGTTGGGGAGACATGGGGCGAGGTGCACTGA
- a CDS encoding helix-turn-helix domain-containing protein encodes MERRTNPQPNLRPGQLSQKQKQKLAMQLMLDGHGTSAVCEKLGISQPTFWRWKNSAAWQEALWSAVRGEQQDGEIHMRTLVPQATRVAQALLVTGSDQVKLGASRLVFETVANLVAREEQQALLSQLEQQLDEIRATVASNGAAGQLTPGNSQVLDAEIVAHSHDLSHTEQQQEAKAE; translated from the coding sequence ATGGAGAGGCGCACCAACCCGCAACCGAACCTGCGCCCTGGCCAGCTGAGCCAGAAGCAGAAGCAGAAGCTGGCGATGCAGCTGATGCTTGACGGGCACGGCACCTCTGCCGTCTGCGAGAAGCTCGGGATCTCCCAGCCGACCTTCTGGCGGTGGAAGAACTCAGCGGCCTGGCAGGAGGCGCTCTGGAGCGCCGTCCGAGGAGAGCAACAGGACGGGGAGATCCACATGCGCACCCTGGTGCCCCAGGCCACTCGGGTGGCGCAGGCCTTGCTTGTCACCGGCAGCGATCAGGTGAAGCTCGGCGCCTCTCGCCTGGTGTTCGAGACCGTGGCCAACCTCGTGGCCCGGGAGGAGCAGCAGGCGCTGCTGAGCCAGCTCGAGCAGCAGCTCGATGAGATCCGCGCCACGGTCGCCAGCAACGGTGCGGCCGGCCAGCTCACCCCGGGCAATTCCCAGGTGCTTGACGCCGAAATCGTGGCTCATTCGCACGATCTTTCGCACACTGAGCAGCAGCAGGAGGCTAAAGCCGAGTGA